One Lycium barbarum isolate Lr01 chromosome 5, ASM1917538v2, whole genome shotgun sequence genomic window carries:
- the LOC132640333 gene encoding scarecrow-like protein 30, which translates to MKNDKGFMGLYDYEAGPTIKLEDDISTFQSVVEPCTEDRSFFPDDNLRVSDNLVNRNVDISPFQSVMEPNTEARSFFPDPNLINNLRVSDSLVNSNVGISQFQSDVEPNTLVPSTADDFHEDYDFSDVVLKCINQMLMEEDIEEKNCMFQESAALQAAEKSFYDVIGEQYPPPLDHEKPSGLGHYTTEHSSFYCSGNDGSDRLLCPNWIHDLSEDDVSHVPRVPKDVYSLSSTVTDVPVDSPVSTLPEIFTDRESIMQFKKGVEEASKFLPTGYSLLADVRYNVVGKEQYEERKDAVVKYGEKQSPERSRGKKNAFHEYAVDSTGQVVVAVDSTEGRNNKQSAVSAESTVRSEMFDRVLLCSAGKNESALRETLQAISRQKNALENSPLKGSNGKKKLQGKKKGVKRDVVDLTTLLTNCAQAVAAGNQRIANELLKQIRQCSSPLGDGMQRLAHYFADGLEARMAGSGTHIYKALITRPVSASDVLKAYQLPLAACPFRTMASFFSNKTIMNLAEKASTVHIIDIGIMYGFQWPGLIQRLSSRSGGPPKLRITGIDFPNPGFRPAERVEETGRRLANYAESFNVPFEFNAIAQKWETVKLEDLKINKGEVLVVNCLYRFKNLLDETVVVNSPRDVVLNLIRRLNPDVFILGIVSGGYNIPFFISRFREAIFHYSSLFDMLDAIIPREVHERMLIEKNILGWEAMNAIACEGAERIDRPETYKQWQVRILKAGFRQLPLDEEIMRMTTERFKVYDKNFMIGVDSEWLLQGWKGRIGFALSTWKAAY; encoded by the coding sequence ATGAAAAATGATAAAGGTTTCATGGGGCTATATGATTACGAGGCAGGACCAACAATTAAACTAGAGGATGACATTAGTACATTTCAATCTGTTGTGGAACCATGTACCGAGGACCGTTCATTTTTCCCTGATGATAATCTCAGAGTTAGTGATAATTTAGTCAACAGGAATGTTGACATTAGTCCATTTCAATCTGTTATGGAACCAAATACTGAAGCCCGTTCATTTTTCCCTGATCCGAATCTGATTAATAATCTCCGAGTTAGTGATAGTTTAGTCAACAGCAATGTTGGCATCAGTCAATTTCAATCGGATGTGGAACCAAATACGTTAGTCCCATCAACTGCAGATGACTTTCACGAGgattatgatttcagtgatgtgGTGCTTAAGTGTATAAATCAAATGCTTATGGAAGAGGACATCGAAGAGAAGAATTGCATGTTTCAAGAGTCTGCAGCTCTTCAAGCTGCAGAAAAATCGTTTTATGATGTTATCGGAGAGCAGTATCCTCCTCCCCTAGATCATGAGAAACCATCCGGGTTAGGTCATTATACTACGGAACATAGCAGCTTTTACTGTAGTGGAAATGATGGTAGTGATCGCTTATTATGCCCGAATTGGATTCATGATCTCAGTGAGGATGATGTGTCACATGTGCCTCGTGTTCCCAAGGATGTGTACAGTTTGTCAAGCACTGTCACGGATGTGCCTGTGGATTCTCCTGTGAGCACACTTCCCGAAATATTTACTGACAGAGAGTCTATTATGCAGTTTAAGAAAGGGGTGGAGGAGGCTAGTAAGTTCCTTCCAACGGGCTATAGCTTGCTTGCTGATGTGAGGTATAATGTAGTGGGAAAGGAGCAGTATGAAGAGAGAAAAGACGCAGTAGTAAAGTATGGGGAAAAACAATCTCCTGAAAGGTCGAGAGGGAAGAAAAACGCCTTTCATGAATATGCAGTAGATTCAACAGGGCAGGTTGTTGTTGCAGTAGATTCAACGGAAGGGAGAAATAACAAGCAGTCTGCAGTTTCTGCTGAATCAACTGTTCGATCAGAGATGTTTGACAGGGTGCTGTTATGCAGTGCAGGAAAAAATGAATCTGCTCTTCGTGAGACCTTGCAGGCTATATCAAGGCAAAAAAATGCATTAGAGAATAGCCCTTTAAAGGGATCTAATGGTAAGAAGAAgttacaaggaaagaaaaaaggGGTTAAAAGAGATGTAGTAGACTTGACAACACTCCTGACAAATTGTGCACAAGCTGTTGCTGCAGGTAATCAAAGGATAGCAAATGAGCTTCTGAAGCAGATCAGGCAATGTTCTTCTCCTTTGGGTGATGGGATGCAGAGGCTGGCCCATTATTTCGCAGATGGACTTGAAGCCCGGATGGCTGGTTCCGGTACTCATATTTATAAAGCCCTTATTACACGGCCCGTATCAGCATCTGATGTATTGAAAGCTTACCAGCTACCGCTTGCTGCCTGCCCGTTTCGGACGATGGCTAGCTTTTTCTCGAATAAGACAATTATGAATCTAGCTGAAAAGGCTTCGACAGTACATATTATAGACATTGGCATTATGTATGGTTTTCAATGGCCTGGCCTCATACAACGTCTCTCTTCTAGATCAGGTGGACCTCCAAAGCTTCGTATAACCGGGATTGATTTTCCAAATCCTGGTTTCCGACCAGCAGAAAGGGTTGAGGAAACGGGGAGACGGTTAGCTAATTATGCTGAGAGCTTCAATGTTCCTTTCGAGTTCAATGCTATAGCGCAGAAGTGGGAAACGGTTAAACTCGAGGATCTTAAGATCAATAAGGGCGAGGTTCTTGTTGTAAACTGTCTGTACCGTTTTAAAAATCTACTTGATGAGACCGTGGTGGTAAATAGTCCAAGAGATGTTGTTCTGAATCTTATCAGGAGGTTGAATCCAGATGTTTTCATACTGGGGATTGTAAGTGGTGGTTATAATATCCCATTCTTTATCTCACGATTCCGCGAGGCTATTTTTCACTACTCGTCGTTGTTTGATATGCTTGATGCTATTATTCCCCGGGAAGTACACGAGAGAATGCTGATTGAAAAGAATATACTTGGGTGGGAGGCAATGAATGCCATCGCATGCGAAGGTGCTGAGAGAATTGACAGGCCAGAAACATACAAGCAGTGGCAAGTACGAATTCTGAAGGCTGGTTTTCGGCAGCTTCCTTTGGATGAGGAGATCATGAGAATGACAACAGAACGGTTCAAGGTGTATGACAAGAATTTTATGATTGGTGTAGATAGTGAATGGCTACTGCAGGGATGGAAGGGTCGTATCGGATTTGCACTTTCAACATGGAAGGCAGCTTATTAA